The proteins below come from a single Fodinicola acaciae genomic window:
- a CDS encoding AAA family ATPase, protein MGRTELLERCWSGLSAGGLVLYGPAGIGKTTVVRALANVVRSADPETVVLQCAPVEPDRQLPLAALADLLAGADHGVMAALPARQHEVLDALSRGELTGQADRLAVRIAVRDFLVELGRAHPVVLALDNAQWIDPESAAVLEFAIARIGPAGLRVVVAERVAYGGAPATTLCPDGGAELEVSPLPAGALIALVRARVGDALPGWAVRRICAVSDGNPWFAVEIATAAAQRDRPPQLGEPLPVPARLRGLVVPQLAALSASTLETLLFAAASDRPTVELLRRAGRTCVTEELAEAAGAGVADLDYDGVVSFAFPLLSAVVYDRAPGIRRAAVHAALAGVVDDPVARARHRALGDTANIRFAAAELDRAAELAAARGAPAAAAELAALAARRTSTVDTALVIQRALRTAEFAANAAMYDLARPAAENVLAIATAPADRVRAGLVLLDTVGQGLVHAAGLFNRVLVDAGNDPVLLAPVRVWVGIRCLLEGQLTEARAEAERALALAEAAGDSTVGAVALQVLSMAQLYLGDPTAERTIERAFVDTAGTFGARAKRARLWLLSGRLVPARNELAQLAVSADRLGLPSQLWLVLPDLIDAEVRLGNCSSALQYGARGLRLADEADLGRGPVLFSAALAEAAGGSLQRAGELARSAVAASEADADRLMQLRSTALHGHVSLLAGRPAEALVPLRQAAKLSESMSLAEPALSGWQPDLAEAYIRLGNDDRAHTVIERAVEQAERLDRAGVLAALGRAEGLRLASIGQPDRAAAVLQVSADRFGTLSMPLEHGRTLLELARLERRRRHRAAAERALGAAVEIFDRAGAQAWLQRARSEAGPTDPSPSAGPVLTADERQVTAMAIAGATNAEIARTLFVSVKTVEAKLSRIYRKIGVRSRRQLALKLGSAAGESDALDTVAG, encoded by the coding sequence GTGGGGCGGACAGAGCTGCTTGAGCGGTGTTGGTCCGGGCTGTCCGCCGGGGGCCTGGTGTTGTACGGCCCTGCCGGCATCGGCAAAACTACGGTCGTACGCGCGCTTGCGAACGTTGTTCGCAGCGCCGATCCGGAGACGGTCGTCCTGCAGTGTGCGCCGGTCGAGCCGGATCGCCAGCTGCCGCTGGCCGCGCTCGCCGACCTGCTGGCCGGAGCCGATCACGGTGTGATGGCCGCGCTTCCGGCGCGCCAGCACGAGGTTCTGGACGCGTTGAGCCGCGGCGAGCTGACCGGCCAGGCCGACCGGCTGGCCGTACGGATCGCCGTTCGTGACTTCCTGGTGGAGCTCGGGCGCGCGCATCCTGTCGTGCTGGCGCTGGACAACGCGCAGTGGATCGACCCGGAATCGGCCGCCGTGCTGGAGTTCGCGATCGCGCGGATCGGTCCGGCCGGCCTGCGAGTGGTGGTCGCCGAGCGGGTCGCCTATGGCGGTGCGCCGGCAACGACGCTTTGTCCGGATGGCGGCGCCGAGTTGGAGGTGTCGCCACTGCCGGCCGGCGCGCTGATCGCGCTGGTCCGCGCGCGGGTCGGTGACGCGCTGCCCGGCTGGGCCGTACGCCGGATTTGTGCGGTGAGCGACGGAAATCCGTGGTTCGCGGTGGAGATCGCCACGGCCGCCGCGCAACGCGACCGGCCGCCACAGCTCGGCGAGCCGCTGCCGGTGCCGGCGCGGCTGCGCGGGCTCGTAGTGCCGCAGTTGGCCGCGCTTTCCGCCAGTACGCTGGAAACCCTGTTGTTCGCCGCCGCCAGCGATCGGCCGACGGTCGAGCTGTTGCGGCGTGCCGGACGTACGTGCGTCACCGAAGAGCTGGCCGAGGCGGCCGGTGCCGGAGTCGCCGATCTGGACTACGACGGCGTCGTCAGCTTCGCTTTTCCCTTACTTTCCGCGGTTGTCTACGACCGCGCGCCAGGAATCCGGCGCGCCGCCGTACACGCCGCATTGGCCGGCGTCGTCGATGATCCGGTCGCCCGTGCCCGGCATCGCGCGCTTGGCGACACGGCGAACATCCGCTTCGCGGCAGCTGAGCTCGATCGCGCCGCCGAGCTTGCGGCGGCTCGTGGCGCGCCGGCGGCCGCGGCTGAGCTGGCCGCGCTGGCCGCGCGTCGCACGTCCACAGTGGACACCGCGCTGGTCATCCAACGTGCGTTACGTACGGCCGAATTCGCCGCCAACGCGGCGATGTACGACCTGGCGCGGCCGGCCGCTGAGAACGTTCTCGCCATCGCCACCGCACCGGCCGACCGGGTACGCGCCGGCCTGGTGTTGCTCGACACGGTCGGCCAGGGACTCGTGCATGCCGCCGGACTTTTCAACCGGGTGCTGGTGGATGCCGGCAACGACCCGGTCTTGCTCGCGCCGGTGCGGGTGTGGGTCGGCATCCGTTGTCTGTTGGAAGGCCAGCTGACCGAGGCGCGGGCCGAGGCGGAGCGCGCGTTGGCGCTGGCGGAAGCGGCCGGCGACAGCACGGTTGGCGCCGTCGCGCTGCAGGTTTTGAGCATGGCGCAGCTTTATCTCGGCGATCCGACCGCCGAGCGTACGATCGAGCGCGCTTTCGTCGACACCGCTGGCACTTTTGGCGCGCGTGCGAAAAGAGCGCGGCTGTGGCTGCTGTCCGGCCGGCTCGTACCGGCGCGCAACGAGCTCGCGCAGCTGGCTGTCAGCGCGGACCGGTTAGGGTTGCCGAGCCAGTTGTGGCTGGTGTTGCCGGACCTGATCGATGCCGAGGTGCGACTCGGAAACTGTTCTTCGGCGCTGCAATATGGTGCGCGCGGTCTGCGGTTGGCCGACGAGGCCGATCTCGGTCGCGGCCCGGTGCTCTTCTCCGCGGCGCTGGCCGAGGCGGCCGGTGGCTCGTTGCAACGGGCCGGAGAGCTTGCGCGGAGTGCTGTCGCGGCGTCGGAGGCGGACGCGGATCGGTTGATGCAGCTGCGATCCACCGCGCTGCACGGTCACGTCTCGCTGCTGGCCGGCCGTCCGGCGGAGGCGCTGGTGCCGCTCCGGCAGGCCGCCAAGCTGTCCGAGTCGATGAGCTTGGCGGAGCCGGCTTTGAGCGGTTGGCAGCCTGATCTGGCTGAGGCGTACATCCGGCTCGGCAACGACGACCGCGCGCACACCGTCATCGAACGCGCGGTCGAGCAGGCCGAGCGGCTGGACCGGGCCGGCGTCCTCGCCGCCCTCGGCCGCGCCGAAGGCCTGCGCCTCGCGTCGATCGGCCAGCCCGACCGCGCCGCCGCCGTCCTGCAGGTCTCCGCCGACCGCTTCGGCACCCTGTCGATGCCCCTCGAACACGGCCGTACGCTGCTGGAACTCGCCCGCCTCGAACGCCGTCGCCGCCACCGCGCCGCCGCCGAACGAGCCCTCGGCGCCGCCGTGGAAATCTTCGACCGCGCCGGCGCGCAGGCCTGGCTGCAACGAGCCCGCTCCGAAGCCGGCCCCACCGACCCCAGCCCCTCCGCCGGCCCGGTCCTGACCGCCGACGAACGCCAAGTCACCGCCATGGCCATCGCCGGCGCCACCAACGCCGAGATCGCTCGTACACTTTTCGTCAGTGTGAAGACCGTCGAGGCTAAACTTTCCCGTATCTACCGGAAAATCGGCGTACGGTCGCGCCGGCAGCTGGCCCTGAAGCTGGGAAGCGCGGCCGGGGAGTCCGATGCCCTGGACACGGTCGCTGGATAG
- a CDS encoding carboxypeptidase regulatory-like domain-containing protein: MTRRRDRLFRPGNLFAAGAAAAALVLGVMQPAAAAPTKPASTKPAVSALCGSTAKGKGISGMRCFALKRTDIPSKKGIRPLTDTPSGFGPADLGSAYQIPANGGAGQTVAVVDAFDNPNAEADLAVYRSQYGLPPCTTANGCFKKVNQRGDQGPYPPANAGWAGEIALDIDMVSAIAPQANILLVEADDNSFDNLGLAVNKAVDLGAKFVSNSYGSDGEDASELELDDLYYKHPGVAITASSGDDNYGVSYPAASQYVTSVGGTALVRDSSTRGWSESVWHNQYGGPGSGCSSVEPKPAFQTDTGCAKRTVADVSAVADPVTGVAVYNTYQAGGWEVYGGTSASAPIIAGAYAVAGAPAAGSFPNSYPYTKPSAFNDVTTGNNGTCTPAYLCTAGAGYDGPTGLGTPKGVSAFGTGPHGELLGTVTDTASGAPVAGAKVTAGDLSATTDAAGKYDLTVPAGTYDLTATAFGYTTQTASGVVIADGGKVTKDFALAAVPKVSVSGTVIDGSGHGWPLYAGFSVNGTALSGSTDPTTGRYSVQLPANATYTLHVTSKVPGYDAADIPVTVAGSDLHKDIQLKASANCTAPGYTFQTTGTTQTFDSTAAPPDGWTVTNATADGGWVFDDPGKRGNKTGGTGAFAIIDSDKLGSGKHQDTVLTTPAYDLTAATTPVLTADTEYKAYSNSTADVDLSVDGGTTWTNIWHRTTASLLGPAKIDQALATAAGKNNVRLRFHYQGTYAYHWQLDDVFVGNRACVATHGGLVVGHVTDANTGAGVDGATVTSTDKPAENAGTASDADQGAGFYWFFSSLTGSHKVTAGKGGYVAASSNVDIATDGVTKADFTLTAPRLTVTPAAINKTVPWAGQATANVKITNTGTAPATYKIAEAPGGFTQQTAGGAAVHNVRATPQALSMKAAAAKGKKAATPKDANPSAAPWTGLPNYPTAVQDNLVVAGNGKLYSEFGYTGSDDTADLYAYDPTAGSWSKLGTSPAGTREAPAGAFLNGKIYASGGWGASGAPLGVTSIYDTASNSWSTGASMPTPYAGSGHALLGGKLYVVGGCTASACGAQDVQVYDIAGNSWTKAANYPEKTSWLSCGGIGGVLYCAGGNTGSATSKKTYAYTPSSDSWTAVADLPNDFWGAGYAAANGKLVVSGGVVSGSTTVTNTGYAYDPGANAWTALPNSNTSLYRTGSALGFYKIGGNPGGQFVPPVATAEVLPGYDQGDNQDVSWLSESATSGTLAPGKSATIAVTLDASVQEITQPGTLTAGLAVNGNTPYGNAAVPVSLTVKPPTTWGKVTGKVTVKDASGNLVALAGATVEVDSWTASYTLKTDAQGNYGLWLDYRNNPLTLIVAKDGFRPQTTTVSIKQGQVTTKNFTLVKP, from the coding sequence ATGACGAGAAGACGCGATCGCCTGTTCAGACCAGGAAACCTGTTCGCAGCCGGAGCCGCCGCGGCGGCTCTGGTCCTCGGTGTGATGCAGCCGGCCGCTGCCGCGCCGACCAAGCCAGCAAGCACAAAACCGGCCGTATCGGCCCTATGTGGCAGTACGGCCAAAGGAAAAGGCATCTCCGGAATGCGGTGCTTCGCGCTGAAGCGTACCGATATTCCGAGTAAGAAAGGCATCCGGCCGCTGACCGACACGCCAAGCGGCTTCGGTCCGGCCGACCTGGGTTCGGCGTACCAGATCCCGGCCAACGGCGGCGCCGGCCAGACGGTCGCCGTCGTCGACGCCTTCGACAACCCCAACGCCGAGGCCGACCTCGCCGTCTACCGGTCCCAGTACGGCCTGCCGCCGTGCACCACCGCCAACGGCTGCTTCAAGAAGGTCAACCAGCGCGGCGACCAGGGCCCGTACCCGCCGGCGAACGCCGGTTGGGCCGGCGAGATCGCGCTGGACATCGACATGGTGTCCGCCATCGCACCGCAGGCCAACATCCTGCTCGTCGAGGCCGACGACAACTCCTTCGACAACCTGGGCCTGGCCGTGAACAAGGCGGTCGACCTGGGCGCGAAGTTCGTGTCCAACAGCTACGGCTCCGACGGCGAGGACGCCTCCGAGCTGGAGCTGGACGACCTCTACTACAAGCATCCCGGCGTGGCCATCACGGCCAGCTCCGGCGACGACAACTACGGCGTCTCCTACCCGGCCGCGTCCCAGTACGTGACCTCGGTCGGCGGCACCGCACTGGTGCGCGACAGCAGCACGCGCGGCTGGTCGGAGAGCGTCTGGCACAACCAGTACGGCGGCCCCGGCAGCGGCTGCTCCTCGGTGGAGCCCAAGCCGGCGTTCCAGACCGACACCGGCTGCGCCAAGCGGACCGTCGCCGACGTCTCCGCGGTCGCCGACCCGGTGACCGGCGTCGCGGTCTACAACACCTACCAGGCGGGTGGCTGGGAGGTGTACGGCGGCACCAGCGCCTCGGCACCGATCATCGCCGGCGCGTACGCGGTGGCCGGCGCCCCGGCGGCCGGCAGCTTCCCCAACTCCTACCCCTACACCAAGCCGTCCGCCTTCAACGACGTGACGACCGGCAACAACGGCACCTGCACACCGGCATACCTGTGCACCGCCGGCGCCGGCTACGACGGCCCGACCGGCCTCGGCACGCCGAAGGGGGTCAGCGCCTTCGGCACCGGCCCACACGGTGAGCTGCTCGGCACCGTCACCGACACCGCTTCCGGCGCGCCGGTTGCCGGCGCCAAGGTGACCGCCGGCGACCTGTCCGCCACCACGGACGCGGCCGGCAAGTACGACCTGACCGTGCCGGCCGGGACGTACGACCTGACCGCCACCGCCTTCGGCTACACCACGCAGACGGCGTCCGGCGTGGTCATCGCCGACGGCGGCAAGGTGACCAAGGACTTCGCGCTCGCGGCCGTGCCGAAGGTGTCGGTCAGCGGCACCGTCATCGACGGCTCCGGTCACGGCTGGCCGCTTTACGCCGGCTTCAGCGTGAACGGCACGGCCCTGTCCGGCAGCACCGACCCGACGACCGGGCGCTACAGCGTCCAGCTGCCGGCCAACGCCACGTACACGCTGCACGTGACCTCGAAGGTCCCGGGCTACGACGCGGCCGACATCCCGGTCACCGTCGCCGGCTCCGACCTGCACAAGGACATCCAGCTGAAGGCGTCGGCCAACTGCACGGCTCCTGGCTACACCTTCCAGACCACCGGCACGACGCAGACGTTCGACTCGACGGCGGCGCCGCCGGACGGCTGGACGGTGACCAACGCGACCGCCGACGGCGGCTGGGTCTTCGACGACCCGGGCAAGCGCGGCAACAAGACCGGTGGCACCGGTGCCTTCGCGATCATCGACTCCGACAAGCTCGGCAGCGGCAAGCACCAGGACACCGTGCTGACCACGCCGGCGTACGACCTGACCGCGGCCACCACCCCGGTGCTCACCGCGGACACCGAATACAAGGCGTATTCGAACTCGACCGCCGACGTCGACCTGAGCGTCGACGGCGGCACGACCTGGACCAACATCTGGCACCGTACGACCGCCAGCCTGCTCGGACCGGCGAAGATCGACCAGGCGCTGGCGACCGCGGCCGGCAAGAACAACGTCAGGCTGCGGTTCCACTACCAGGGCACCTACGCCTACCACTGGCAGCTCGATGACGTGTTCGTCGGCAACCGCGCATGCGTCGCGACGCACGGCGGCCTGGTGGTCGGTCACGTGACCGACGCCAACACCGGCGCCGGTGTCGACGGCGCGACCGTCACCAGCACGGACAAGCCGGCGGAGAACGCCGGTACGGCCAGCGACGCCGACCAGGGCGCCGGCTTCTACTGGTTCTTCTCCTCGCTGACCGGCTCGCACAAGGTGACCGCCGGCAAGGGCGGCTACGTGGCGGCGTCGAGCAACGTCGACATCGCCACCGACGGCGTGACCAAGGCCGACTTCACCCTCACCGCGCCGCGGCTGACGGTGACGCCGGCGGCGATCAACAAGACCGTGCCGTGGGCTGGCCAGGCGACCGCGAACGTGAAGATCACCAACACCGGCACCGCTCCGGCGACGTACAAGATCGCCGAGGCGCCCGGTGGCTTCACGCAGCAGACGGCCGGCGGAGCGGCGGTGCACAACGTACGCGCCACGCCGCAGGCGCTGTCGATGAAGGCGGCGGCCGCCAAGGGCAAGAAGGCCGCCACGCCGAAGGACGCCAACCCGTCCGCGGCGCCGTGGACCGGGCTGCCGAACTATCCGACCGCCGTCCAGGACAACCTGGTGGTCGCCGGCAACGGCAAGCTCTACTCGGAGTTCGGCTACACCGGCAGCGACGACACCGCCGACCTCTACGCGTACGACCCGACCGCCGGGTCGTGGAGCAAGCTGGGCACCTCGCCGGCCGGCACGCGTGAGGCACCGGCCGGAGCGTTCCTCAACGGCAAGATCTACGCCTCCGGCGGTTGGGGTGCCTCCGGCGCTCCGCTCGGCGTGACGTCGATCTACGACACCGCGTCCAACAGCTGGTCGACCGGCGCGTCCATGCCGACCCCGTACGCGGGATCGGGACACGCGCTGCTCGGCGGCAAGCTCTACGTCGTCGGTGGCTGCACCGCCTCCGCGTGCGGCGCGCAAGACGTGCAGGTCTACGACATCGCCGGCAACAGCTGGACCAAGGCCGCGAACTATCCGGAGAAGACGTCGTGGCTGTCCTGCGGTGGCATCGGCGGCGTGCTCTACTGCGCCGGCGGCAACACCGGCTCGGCGACCAGCAAGAAGACCTACGCGTACACCCCGAGCAGTGACAGCTGGACGGCCGTCGCCGACCTGCCGAACGACTTCTGGGGTGCCGGTTACGCCGCGGCCAACGGCAAGCTGGTGGTCAGCGGTGGCGTGGTCAGCGGCAGCACCACGGTGACCAACACCGGTTACGCGTACGACCCGGGCGCCAACGCCTGGACCGCGCTGCCCAACTCGAACACCTCGCTCTATCGCACCGGCAGTGCGCTCGGGTTCTACAAGATCGGCGGCAACCCCGGTGGCCAGTTCGTGCCGCCGGTGGCCACCGCCGAGGTGCTGCCCGGCTATGACCAGGGTGACAACCAGGACGTGTCCTGGCTGTCGGAGAGCGCGACCAGCGGCACGCTCGCACCTGGCAAGAGCGCCACGATCGCGGTCACCCTGGACGCCAGCGTCCAGGAGATCACCCAGCCCGGCACGCTGACCGCCGGTCTCGCGGTCAACGGCAACACGCCGTACGGCAACGCCGCCGTCCCGGTCTCGTTGACGGTGAAACCGCCGACGACCTGGGGGAAGGTGACCGGCAAGGTGACGGTGAAGGATGCCTCGGGCAACCTCGTCGCGCTGGCCGGGGCCACCGTGGAGGTCGACAGCTGGACGGCGTCGTACACGCTGAAGACCGACGCGCAGGGCAACTATGGCCTGTGGCTGGACTATCGCAACAACCCGCTGACGCTGATCGTCGCCAAGGACGGCTTCCGTCCGCAGACGACGACGGTGTCGATCAAGCAGGGTCAGGTGACGACCAAGAACTTCACCCTGGTCAAGCCGTAG